A part of Caldicellulosiruptor owensensis OL genomic DNA contains:
- a CDS encoding aminotransferase-like domain-containing protein produces MSVSIQIDKNSKKPLYLQLYEDIKQKILSGEINYMQRLPSVRNLCKTLNVNLSTVTKALSKLENEGYIKATPGSGYYVVYSEYQDKIIFEEENLIDAEGYINLASSKLPYSLYPIEWFKDSLICAIEEYSPQIFDYIEHFKNPLKEYLVETYLKKLEIVTSPQELTVVSGAQQGIEITTKSFLKPGDTIFLENPSYLGAYHIFSNMHLNIVGIDIDQMQNIEDYIKKFSPKAIYIIPFSQNPTGVSYSKEYKEYLCEISQKYDFYIIEDDFLSDIGVDEGILPIKAYDKYDRVFYIKSFSTVTMPALRIGFVVAPRHLSEEVAYYKSMADISTSLLIQVSFYYFLKNFFDKHIENLKTYINQRQKLFLRLAKDLQIDNRLFTQNVQGIFVSFYLPPTISSATIYNKLKTQRVLVQPHTCFYHKPASTNFFRISFLDCREDELQIAMQKIRKVLNSAYQKEEV; encoded by the coding sequence ATGAGTGTATCGATACAGATTGACAAGAATTCAAAAAAGCCTCTTTACCTTCAGCTTTATGAAGACATAAAGCAAAAGATTTTGTCAGGTGAGATTAATTATATGCAGAGGCTTCCGTCTGTGAGAAATCTTTGCAAGACGTTAAATGTGAATCTTTCCACTGTGACAAAGGCTCTGAGCAAGCTTGAAAATGAAGGCTATATCAAAGCAACCCCTGGAAGCGGTTATTACGTTGTATACAGTGAGTATCAGGATAAAATAATTTTTGAGGAAGAAAACCTTATAGATGCTGAGGGGTACATTAATTTGGCTTCATCAAAGCTTCCATATAGCCTATACCCCATCGAATGGTTCAAAGATTCTTTAATCTGTGCAATTGAAGAGTATTCACCGCAGATTTTCGATTATATCGAACATTTTAAAAATCCTCTAAAGGAGTATTTGGTAGAGACATATCTTAAAAAGCTTGAGATTGTTACAAGCCCTCAAGAGCTCACAGTTGTATCAGGTGCTCAGCAGGGAATTGAAATTACAACAAAAAGTTTTTTAAAGCCTGGCGATACAATATTTTTAGAAAATCCTTCGTACCTTGGTGCATATCATATCTTTAGCAATATGCACTTGAACATTGTCGGAATTGATATTGACCAGATGCAAAACATAGAAGATTACATTAAAAAGTTTTCACCAAAGGCCATATACATTATTCCTTTTTCGCAAAATCCAACCGGGGTTTCGTACAGCAAAGAGTACAAGGAGTATCTGTGTGAGATTTCACAAAAATATGATTTTTACATCATTGAAGATGATTTTTTAAGTGATATAGGTGTGGATGAAGGAATTTTACCAATCAAGGCATATGACAAATACGACAGGGTGTTTTACATAAAGAGCTTTTCAACCGTTACAATGCCTGCACTGAGAATTGGATTTGTTGTCGCACCAAGGCATCTTTCCGAAGAGGTTGCATACTACAAGTCAATGGCAGATATCTCAACATCGCTTTTGATACAGGTATCTTTTTATTATTTTTTGAAAAACTTCTTTGACAAGCACATAGAAAACTTGAAAACATACATAAACCAAAGACAAAAGCTATTTTTAAGATTGGCAAAAGACCTACAAATAGACAACAGGCTGTTTACTCAAAATGTTCAGGGAATATTTGTTTCTTTCTACCTTCCACCAACGATATCATCTGCTACTATTTATAACAAACTCAAAACACAAAGGGTTTTAGTGCAGCCCCATACATGTTTTTATCACAAACCTGCCTCTACAAACTTTTTCAGAATAAGTTTTTTAGACTGCAGAGAAGATGAGCTTCAAATAGCCATGCAGAAAATTCGAAAGGTTTTGAATTCAGCTTACCAAAAAGAGGAGGTATAA
- a CDS encoding peptide ABC transporter substrate-binding protein: MKKRIIAAFILVVFIVTGLFLSSNYKGAVAASSKQVFTYINGAEPRYLDPALNTAADAANIIINVFEGLTRVNVKGETVPGMAEKWTVSKDGLTYTFYIRKNAKWSDGIPVTAYDFEYAWKRALDPKTASEYAYQLYYIKNAQKFNEGKAKASDVGVKALNATTLQVTLEAPTPYFLELTNFPTYFPVRKDIVEKYGDKWATDPKTYIGNGPFIMTKWVHNSYIEFKKNPKYWDAKSITLEKIVYKLSEDDKANLLAYEAGQVDGAESVPTDEIPRLIKEKKLKIWPLLGTYYYDVNCKVKPFNDKRVRQALSLAIDRTYIVENIGKLGQKPATGFVPYGIKGISKDFRDESGHFLPVKADLAKAKKLLAEAGYPNGKGFPEIEIIYNTSEGHKKIAEAIQNMWQQLGIKVKLSNMDWKVLLERRHKKDYMVARDGWLGDYVDPMTFLDLFTSYSDNNNTNWSNPKYDELVIKAKKTSDRKQRMQYMMQAEKILMQDYAIIPIYFYVKGHVLRDYVKNYYISPLGFNYFMYAKIEK; encoded by the coding sequence ATGAAGAAACGTATTATTGCTGCCTTTATTTTGGTCGTGTTCATTGTGACAGGTTTATTTTTAAGCTCAAATTACAAGGGAGCAGTAGCTGCTTCATCAAAACAGGTTTTCACCTACATCAATGGTGCTGAACCAAGATACCTTGACCCAGCACTCAACACTGCTGCTGATGCTGCAAACATTATAATCAACGTTTTTGAAGGTTTGACAAGAGTAAATGTAAAAGGCGAAACTGTTCCTGGCATGGCTGAAAAATGGACAGTTTCTAAGGACGGGCTTACTTACACATTCTATATAAGAAAGAATGCAAAGTGGTCGGACGGAATACCTGTTACAGCATACGATTTTGAGTATGCATGGAAGAGAGCTTTGGACCCAAAAACAGCGTCTGAGTATGCATACCAGCTTTACTACATCAAAAATGCTCAGAAATTCAATGAAGGCAAAGCAAAAGCATCTGACGTTGGTGTGAAGGCATTAAATGCTACAACTTTACAGGTTACATTAGAAGCACCCACACCATACTTCTTAGAGCTTACAAACTTCCCAACATACTTTCCAGTAAGAAAAGATATAGTAGAAAAGTATGGTGACAAATGGGCAACAGATCCGAAGACATATATTGGTAATGGTCCATTTATCATGACAAAATGGGTACACAACTCATATATTGAGTTTAAGAAGAATCCAAAATATTGGGATGCAAAATCTATAACACTTGAAAAGATTGTATACAAACTTTCAGAGGATGACAAAGCAAACCTTCTTGCATACGAAGCAGGTCAGGTTGACGGTGCAGAGTCTGTGCCAACTGACGAGATTCCAAGATTAATCAAAGAAAAGAAATTGAAGATATGGCCACTTCTTGGCACATACTACTATGATGTAAACTGCAAGGTAAAACCATTTAATGACAAGAGAGTAAGACAAGCTCTTTCGCTTGCAATTGACAGAACATACATCGTAGAAAATATTGGTAAGCTTGGACAAAAGCCAGCAACAGGCTTTGTGCCATATGGTATAAAAGGTATTTCTAAAGATTTCAGAGATGAATCAGGACACTTTTTACCAGTAAAAGCTGATTTAGCAAAAGCAAAGAAACTTTTAGCAGAAGCTGGATATCCGAACGGAAAGGGCTTCCCAGAAATAGAGATTATATATAACACAAGTGAAGGACATAAGAAGATTGCAGAAGCTATTCAAAACATGTGGCAACAACTTGGGATAAAGGTAAAACTTTCTAACATGGATTGGAAGGTTCTGCTTGAAAGAAGACATAAAAAGGATTACATGGTTGCAAGAGATGGCTGGCTTGGTGACTATGTTGATCCAATGACATTCTTGGACTTGTTCACATCATACAGCGATAACAACAACACTAACTGGAGCAATCCAAAATATGATGAGCTTGTAATAAAGGCAAAGAAGACCTCAGATAGAAAGCAGAGAATGCAGTATATGATGCAGGCAGAGAAGATTTTGATGCAAGACTATGCAATTATTCCGATTTACTTCTATGTAAAAGGTCATGTACTCAGAGACTATGTAAAGAACTATTACATTTCGCCGCTTGGATTTAACTACTTCATGTATGCTAAGATTGAAAAGTAA
- a CDS encoding M20 family metallopeptidase, which translates to MEFCAEKLKDTIRKNMELFISIRRDLNRLAELSYEEYKTQKYITERLSEWGIENFPIAKTGVIGIINRSEECIGIRSDMDAILVEGQPRHCCGHDFHMAVVLGTAKVLVDMGFEGCVKFIFQPAEEGPGGAKRVIEESGLENPKVTKLLGFHVWPGVDVGTIEVSSGAIMASVDDFEIEFIGKGGHAAMPEATKNPIYPATDFIQSANNFFCAFSNKLLPFHVSFSSISSGQTFNVISERCKIRGTVRAFDSSLQEFIYNNIKKLAKLSAQKYDCHVNINYYFQYPPLINSHQATEEFLDVAKKLLGPENVKKAIPSFTAEDFAFYCQKVPSVYFRLGIKEKGKGENPLHSSYFDASENSIFYGIFLLAGYLLATQKS; encoded by the coding sequence GTGGAGTTTTGTGCTGAAAAACTTAAAGATACTATCAGAAAAAATATGGAGCTTTTCATTAGCATCAGAAGAGATTTAAATAGACTCGCCGAACTTTCGTATGAAGAGTATAAGACACAAAAATATATCACAGAAAGACTTTCAGAGTGGGGCATTGAAAACTTTCCAATAGCAAAAACAGGTGTGATTGGAATTATAAATAGGTCTGAGGAATGTATTGGAATAAGAAGCGACATGGACGCAATTTTAGTTGAAGGTCAACCAAGACACTGCTGTGGTCACGACTTTCATATGGCAGTGGTACTGGGGACAGCAAAGGTTCTTGTTGACATGGGCTTTGAAGGATGTGTCAAGTTTATATTTCAGCCTGCTGAGGAAGGTCCGGGAGGTGCAAAAAGAGTAATCGAAGAAAGCGGACTTGAAAATCCAAAAGTGACAAAGCTTTTGGGATTTCACGTGTGGCCAGGTGTTGATGTTGGAACAATTGAAGTTTCAAGTGGTGCTATCATGGCAAGTGTAGACGACTTTGAAATTGAGTTTATTGGAAAAGGTGGACATGCTGCAATGCCAGAAGCAACCAAAAATCCAATTTATCCTGCCACCGATTTTATTCAGAGCGCAAACAACTTTTTTTGCGCGTTCTCAAATAAATTATTGCCTTTTCATGTCTCTTTCTCATCCATCAGCAGTGGACAGACCTTCAATGTAATTTCAGAGAGGTGCAAAATAAGAGGAACTGTAAGAGCGTTTGATAGTAGTCTTCAAGAATTTATTTATAATAATATAAAAAAACTTGCAAAACTTTCTGCACAAAAATATGATTGCCATGTAAATATAAATTATTATTTTCAATATCCACCTTTGATAAATAGTCATCAAGCTACCGAAGAGTTTCTTGATGTAGCAAAAAAACTTCTTGGTCCTGAAAATGTAAAAAAGGCTATCCCAAGCTTTACAGCAGAAGACTTTGCATTTTACTGCCAAAAGGTTCCCTCAGTATATTTTAGACTTGGTATAAAAGAAAAAGGCAAAGGAGAAAATCCTTTGCACTCATCATATTTTGATGCATCAGAAAACAGTATCTTTTACGGTATATTTCTTTTAGCAGGGTATTTACTTGCTACTCAAAAGAGCTAA
- a CDS encoding bifunctional ADP-dependent NAD(P)H-hydrate dehydratase/NAD(P)H-hydrate epimerase, whose amino-acid sequence MFVLTSSQMREIDRKASQEIGIPEVVLMENAGFCVFEEIKKDFGVLRDKNIAVFCGKGNNGGDGFVVARYLAQVCPNVKVFLFDENVTLTSKVFLDILKRLEVDVSILSEELLLSLKTQRFDIIVDAIFGIGLSKDIDGLYKKAIEYINSSDAYVYSIDIPSGVCSDSAQVKGCAVRASKTVTFVYPKVGHILYPGSYYCGKVIVKDIGIPEKIIKDIKVKILTAEDLDVSKFYRYPDSHKGDYGKVGIVAGSKYYPGAAVLCSNAALQSGCGLCYLITPQETLYFQSLRKPEIIVLPVESKEGVISFDGFVKFKEYFAKLDVLGFGCGLTRDSEVEKILIHILENFQIPIVIDADGLNVLASSQKAKNLLASYKSQKVLTPHYMEAARLLGVDVKDVAKNPIDAATKIAREFETICVLKGSRTIITDGDEVFINVFGNPGMAKGGSGDVLTGIILSMIAQGYSAFEAAKISVYLHSLSADILLEKKTMQTILPSDIIEGLDSAIRRLIEG is encoded by the coding sequence ATGTTTGTTTTGACTTCATCCCAGATGAGGGAAATTGACAGGAAAGCTTCGCAGGAAATAGGGATACCTGAAGTTGTGTTGATGGAGAATGCTGGTTTTTGTGTTTTTGAAGAGATAAAGAAGGATTTTGGGGTGCTTAGAGACAAAAACATTGCAGTTTTTTGTGGAAAAGGCAACAATGGCGGCGATGGATTTGTTGTTGCAAGGTATCTTGCCCAGGTTTGTCCAAATGTAAAGGTATTTTTATTCGATGAGAATGTGACTTTGACATCCAAAGTTTTCCTTGATATATTGAAAAGGCTGGAAGTCGATGTTAGCATTTTGTCAGAAGAACTATTATTATCCCTCAAAACCCAGAGATTTGACATAATAGTTGACGCAATCTTTGGGATAGGTCTTTCAAAAGACATTGACGGACTTTACAAAAAGGCAATTGAGTATATAAATAGTAGCGACGCTTATGTATATTCGATTGACATTCCAAGTGGAGTTTGCTCTGATTCGGCTCAAGTTAAAGGTTGTGCTGTACGTGCTTCCAAGACAGTAACCTTTGTTTACCCCAAAGTAGGTCATATCTTGTATCCTGGTAGCTATTATTGTGGTAAAGTCATTGTGAAAGACATAGGTATTCCTGAGAAGATTATCAAAGATATCAAGGTAAAGATTTTAACGGCTGAGGATTTAGATGTATCCAAATTTTACAGATATCCTGACTCTCACAAGGGCGATTATGGCAAGGTGGGAATAGTTGCCGGGTCAAAGTATTATCCTGGTGCGGCGGTTCTGTGCAGCAATGCTGCGCTGCAAAGTGGCTGTGGACTTTGCTATTTGATAACTCCCCAAGAAACACTTTATTTTCAGAGTTTAAGAAAACCGGAGATAATAGTTCTGCCAGTAGAAAGTAAAGAAGGTGTCATATCTTTTGATGGTTTTGTAAAATTTAAAGAATACTTTGCCAAGCTTGATGTTTTGGGATTTGGCTGTGGGCTTACAAGAGATAGTGAGGTTGAAAAGATATTGATTCATATTTTGGAGAATTTCCAAATACCTATTGTAATAGATGCAGATGGGCTAAATGTTTTGGCATCAAGCCAAAAAGCAAAAAATCTCTTGGCAAGCTATAAATCTCAAAAAGTTCTGACTCCGCATTATATGGAAGCTGCAAGGCTTCTTGGCGTTGATGTAAAAGATGTAGCTAAAAATCCAATTGATGCTGCCACAAAGATTGCAAGGGAATTTGAAACTATATGCGTACTAAAAGGTTCAAGAACAATAATAACAGACGGAGATGAGGTTTTTATAAATGTTTTTGGCAATCCTGGCATGGCAAAAGGCGGAAGCGGAGATGTTCTCACAGGTATTATTTTGTCTATGATTGCTCAAGGGTATTCTGCTTTTGAGGCGGCAAAAATTTCGGTATATCTTCATTCTCTTTCAGCAGATATCTTGCTTGAAAAAAAGACAATGCAGACAATTTTGCCCTCAGATATTATAGAGGGGCTGGACAGTGCTATTAGGAGACTAATTGAAGGTTAA
- a CDS encoding ABC transporter ATP-binding protein: MAEKLLEVKNLKTSFFTHVGEVKAVNDVSFDVYEGQTVGIVGESGSGKSVTSMSIMRLIAPPGKIVDGQIIFEGKDILKLSEKEMRDIRGNKISMIFQDPMTSLNPVFTIGNQLIEAIKIHNKVSKAQAKKRAVEMLKLVGIPSPERRLSQYPHEFSGGMRQRVMIAMALSCNPKLLIADEPTTALDVTIQAQILDLLKKLQQQLKMSIILITHDLGVVADICQKVIVMYGGIIVEEGTVDDIFYNPKHPYTWGLLRSVPKMHLGLKKRLVPIEGQPPDLLKPPKGCPFAPRCEYAMRVCLEARPPLFEVGDGHRSRCWLNHQYAPQELLEKVKAANE; this comes from the coding sequence TTGGCTGAAAAATTGTTAGAAGTAAAGAACCTGAAGACATCATTTTTTACACATGTTGGAGAAGTAAAGGCAGTAAACGATGTTTCGTTTGATGTATATGAGGGACAGACTGTAGGTATTGTAGGTGAATCTGGAAGCGGTAAAAGTGTGACTTCAATGTCCATCATGAGACTTATTGCACCGCCTGGAAAAATAGTTGACGGTCAGATTATATTTGAAGGTAAGGATATACTAAAGCTTTCTGAGAAAGAAATGAGAGATATTAGAGGGAACAAAATCAGTATGATATTTCAGGACCCGATGACCTCTTTAAACCCTGTTTTTACAATCGGAAATCAATTGATTGAGGCAATAAAGATTCATAATAAAGTTTCAAAAGCTCAAGCTAAAAAAAGAGCAGTTGAGATGTTAAAGTTAGTTGGTATTCCAAGCCCTGAGCGAAGACTTTCGCAGTACCCTCACGAGTTTTCGGGTGGTATGCGTCAGAGAGTTATGATAGCTATGGCTCTTTCGTGCAACCCCAAGCTTTTAATTGCAGATGAGCCAACAACTGCACTTGACGTTACCATCCAGGCTCAGATATTAGACCTTTTGAAAAAACTTCAACAGCAGCTTAAGATGTCAATTATACTTATTACTCATGACCTTGGTGTTGTGGCAGATATATGTCAAAAAGTAATTGTAATGTATGGTGGGATTATCGTAGAGGAAGGCACTGTTGATGATATATTTTACAACCCCAAGCATCCGTATACATGGGGGCTTTTGAGGTCTGTGCCGAAGATGCATTTAGGTCTTAAGAAAAGGCTTGTGCCAATAGAAGGCCAGCCGCCAGATCTTCTAAAGCCGCCAAAAGGGTGTCCGTTTGCGCCAAGGTGCGAATATGCAATGAGAGTATGCTTGGAAGCAAGACCACCACTTTTCGAAGTTGGGGACGGGCACAGGTCAAGGTGCTGGCTGAATCACCAGTATGCTCCACAGGAGTTATTGGAAAAGGTAAAAGCTGCAAACGAATAA
- the pdxS gene encoding pyridoxal 5'-phosphate synthase lyase subunit PdxS — MSEIVNERYELNKNLAQMLKGGVIMDVTSPKEAEIAEKAGAVAVMALQKVPADLRKEGKVARMADPKIILEIKSAVSIPVMAKVRIGHFVEAQILEALGIDYIDESEVLTPADEEHHIDKWKFKAAFVCGARDLGEALRRIQEGASMIRTKGEAGTGNVVEAVRHLRRINKQISYAASLSDDELYAYAKELGVSYELLKKTADLKRLPVVNFAAGGIATPADAALMMQLGADGVFVGSGIFKSKNPEKRARAIVMATAYYNDPKILAEISYDLGEEMEGIDLRNLSEHEFLSLRGN; from the coding sequence ATGAGCGAGATTGTAAATGAAAGATATGAGCTCAATAAAAACCTTGCACAGATGTTAAAAGGCGGTGTCATCATGGATGTAACATCTCCAAAAGAGGCTGAGATTGCTGAAAAAGCAGGTGCTGTTGCTGTTATGGCTCTTCAAAAAGTTCCGGCAGACCTTAGAAAAGAAGGTAAAGTTGCAAGAATGGCTGACCCGAAAATAATATTGGAAATTAAAAGTGCTGTTTCAATACCTGTTATGGCAAAGGTAAGAATCGGACATTTTGTTGAAGCTCAAATTTTAGAAGCACTTGGCATAGACTATATTGATGAGAGCGAGGTCTTGACGCCTGCTGATGAGGAGCATCACATTGATAAGTGGAAGTTCAAAGCTGCGTTCGTGTGTGGCGCAAGAGATTTGGGTGAAGCTTTGAGAAGAATTCAAGAAGGTGCTTCCATGATAAGAACAAAAGGTGAGGCTGGGACAGGAAATGTTGTTGAAGCGGTAAGACACCTTCGCAGAATAAACAAGCAAATTAGCTATGCTGCATCCTTAAGTGACGATGAGCTTTATGCATATGCAAAGGAACTTGGAGTATCATATGAACTTTTGAAAAAAACAGCTGATCTCAAACGTCTTCCTGTTGTCAACTTTGCAGCAGGTGGAATTGCCACACCAGCCGATGCAGCATTAATGATGCAGCTTGGAGCAGATGGTGTGTTTGTCGGTTCTGGTATTTTCAAGAGTAAAAATCCTGAAAAAAGAGCAAGGGCAATTGTTATGGCAACAGCATATTACAATGACCCTAAAATTCTGGCAGAAATCTCATACGATCTTGGTGAAGAAATGGAAGGTATAGACTTGAGAAATCTTTCTGAGCATGAATTTCTGAGTCTTAGGGGGAATTAA
- a CDS encoding ABC transporter ATP-binding protein: protein MNEVLIEVKNLKKYFSVKMGLGKKAYIKAVDDVSFFIKKGETLGLVGESGCGKSTTGRTIIRLYEPTSGQIIFKGEDITKKDMLPYRKFMQMIFQDPYASLNPRMTVGDIIGEPLEIHNIAKGNEKKERVQELLRLVGLSSEHANRYPHEFSGGQRQRIGIARALAVEPEFIICDEPISALDVSIQAQIVNMLEDLQQKFSLTYLFIAHDLSMVKHISSRVGVMYLGKLVELAESNELYSNPLHPYTQALLSAIPIPDPKISKERTRIILEGDVPSPLNPPIGCRFRTRCKYAFDRCKEEEPVLKDVGSGHYVACHLMDRK from the coding sequence TTGAATGAGGTTTTGATTGAAGTAAAAAATCTAAAAAAGTATTTTTCAGTAAAGATGGGACTGGGGAAAAAAGCATATATAAAAGCAGTGGATGATGTGAGCTTTTTCATAAAAAAGGGAGAAACATTGGGACTTGTTGGTGAAAGCGGCTGTGGAAAATCTACAACGGGAAGAACTATCATAAGGCTTTATGAGCCAACAAGCGGGCAAATTATTTTTAAAGGAGAAGATATAACAAAAAAGGACATGCTTCCTTATAGAAAATTTATGCAGATGATTTTCCAGGACCCGTATGCTTCACTCAATCCCAGGATGACAGTTGGTGATATTATAGGTGAGCCGCTTGAGATACACAACATTGCAAAGGGCAATGAAAAAAAAGAAAGAGTTCAAGAACTTTTAAGACTTGTGGGACTCAGCAGCGAGCATGCAAACAGGTACCCGCACGAGTTTTCTGGTGGTCAGAGACAGCGAATTGGTATTGCAAGGGCTTTGGCAGTTGAGCCTGAATTTATCATCTGCGATGAGCCAATATCAGCGCTTGATGTGTCAATCCAGGCTCAGATTGTGAATATGCTGGAAGATTTGCAGCAAAAGTTTTCCCTTACCTACCTTTTTATTGCTCATGACCTGTCAATGGTAAAGCATATAAGCAGCAGGGTAGGTGTAATGTATTTAGGAAAGCTTGTGGAACTTGCAGAAAGTAACGAGCTTTACAGTAATCCTTTGCATCCGTACACACAGGCACTGCTTTCTGCAATACCAATACCTGACCCGAAAATCTCTAAAGAAAGGACAAGGATTATATTGGAAGGAGATGTTCCAAGTCCTTTAAATCCGCCGATCGGTTGCAGGTTTAGAACAAGATGCAAGTATGCGTTTGACAGGTGCAAAGAGGAAGAACCAGTACTTAAGGATGTAGGTTCTGGTCATTACGTAGCCTGCCATTTGATGGACAGAAAATAA
- a CDS encoding type 2 periplasmic-binding domain-containing protein, translated as MQFALRFKKVLIVLSLASFLLFILTGCSSSQDDINKKVRIVLVGNFIGDENAQKLISELEKKSGDQIYVDQILYTGDKPKSEQEFAFMQKLMVMLAAGEGDIYILDKKLFTNYAQNGAFYSLKSFVSKNKLDKFVDDTCYVKEKDKSTKDLYGLKAEDISLLKKYGFETKNKYIAIYVRSNKFSRAQKVLLALLSSK; from the coding sequence ATGCAATTTGCATTGAGATTTAAAAAAGTTTTAATAGTACTTAGCCTTGCGAGTTTTTTATTGTTTATTTTGACAGGGTGTTCAAGCAGTCAGGATGATATAAATAAAAAAGTAAGGATTGTGCTTGTTGGCAATTTTATTGGTGATGAAAATGCTCAAAAATTGATTTCAGAACTTGAAAAAAAATCAGGTGACCAAATTTACGTTGACCAGATACTTTACACGGGCGATAAACCAAAATCCGAACAAGAATTTGCATTTATGCAAAAACTTATGGTAATGCTTGCAGCAGGAGAAGGAGATATTTATATACTTGACAAAAAATTATTTACAAACTATGCCCAAAATGGAGCGTTTTATTCTCTAAAGTCTTTTGTGAGCAAAAATAAACTGGATAAATTTGTAGATGATACATGTTATGTTAAAGAGAAAGACAAATCAACAAAAGATTTATATGGTCTTAAAGCAGAAGATATCTCATTGCTCAAAAAATACGGGTTTGAAACCAAGAATAAGTATATAGCCATTTATGTCAGAAGCAACAAGTTCTCACGTGCACAAAAAGTACTGTTAGCTCTTTTGAGTAGCAAGTAA
- the acpS gene encoding holo-ACP synthase gives MIFNIGIDIVEVDRFKNMKRFDQFLKRIFTFGELEYIKERRYNPETIAGYFAAKEAVAKALSTGIVFCFKDIEIQKGKTGCPMVKLYNRAEALCFELGIKNIVVSISHQKSVAVAVAIAEK, from the coding sequence ATGATATTTAATATTGGAATTGATATTGTTGAAGTTGATAGGTTCAAAAATATGAAAAGATTTGACCAATTTTTAAAAAGGATATTTACTTTCGGTGAGCTTGAATATATAAAAGAAAGGCGATATAACCCAGAGACAATAGCAGGGTATTTTGCTGCAAAAGAAGCAGTTGCCAAAGCACTTTCAACAGGAATTGTTTTTTGCTTCAAAGACATAGAAATACAAAAAGGGAAAACTGGCTGTCCAATGGTAAAGCTTTATAACAGGGCAGAGGCTCTTTGTTTTGAGCTTGGAATTAAAAATATTGTGGTGAGTATATCTCACCAAAAATCGGTTGCAGTTGCAGTTGCCATTGCTGAAAAATAA
- the pdxT gene encoding pyridoxal 5'-phosphate synthase glutaminase subunit PdxT, with protein sequence MKTIGVLAFQGGVIEHVKKIEELGAKPQLVKKEEDLKGLDGLILPGGESTTIGKFLIETGLKDHILKLIYEGMPVWGTCAGAILLSKNIKNQGSGVLPLLSIVIERNAYGSQLDSFKKEVFVPKFNIGTECVFIRAPRIVEVAEDVEVLAELETPIAVLQKNILATTFHPELTSQNYWHSFFVENVVK encoded by the coding sequence TTGAAGACAATAGGAGTTTTGGCGTTTCAAGGCGGAGTTATAGAACACGTGAAAAAGATAGAAGAGCTTGGGGCAAAGCCTCAGCTTGTCAAAAAAGAAGAGGACTTGAAAGGACTTGATGGTCTGATTCTGCCCGGTGGAGAAAGCACCACAATTGGAAAATTTTTGATTGAAACAGGCTTAAAAGACCATATTTTAAAATTGATATATGAAGGTATGCCAGTTTGGGGAACATGTGCCGGTGCAATTTTGCTTTCTAAAAATATCAAAAACCAGGGAAGTGGTGTGCTTCCTCTACTTAGCATAGTGATAGAAAGAAACGCCTATGGAAGCCAGCTTGACAGTTTCAAAAAAGAAGTTTTTGTTCCAAAATTCAACATAGGTACAGAGTGCGTTTTTATAAGAGCGCCGAGGATTGTTGAGGTAGCAGAAGATGTTGAGGTTTTAGCAGAGCTTGAAACTCCAATTGCAGTTTTGCAAAAAAATATCTTAGCTACAACATTTCATCCAGAGCTTACATCTCAAAATTATTGGCATTCTTTCTTTGTGGAGAATGTGGTAAAATAA